A DNA window from Bacillus andreraoultii contains the following coding sequences:
- a CDS encoding YfhE family protein, producing MANDKRKREVEKIQLKKAQEIIYGRDFKRADQAAASVREKR from the coding sequence ATGGCAAACGATAAAAGAAAACGTGAAGTGGAGAAAATTCAATTGAAAAAAGCACAAGAAATCATCTATGGACGGGACTTCAAGCGAGCAGATCAAGCGGCTGCATCCGTACGAGAGAAAAGATAA
- a CDS encoding YfhD family protein, with the protein MGRARGQKTRDKNKATLPQVPKNMKSDGLDVEYSNELADLQDREAVARSNAADKRVKAKQKRK; encoded by the coding sequence ATGGGACGTGCTCGTGGTCAAAAAACTCGTGATAAAAACAAAGCAACACTTCCTCAAGTTCCGAAAAACATGAAATCGGACGGATTAGATGTGGAATATTCAAATGAACTAGCTGATTTACAAGATCGAGAAGCCGTTGCACGATCAAATGCGGCAGACAAGCGTGTAAAAGCAAAACAAAAGAGAAAGTAA
- a CDS encoding hemolysin family protein, with amino-acid sequence MADVPIGLILLFVFLILLSAFFSSAETAFSSVNKIRLYNFTKEGRRGSEKAIYIIENFDDAISTILVGKNLVNIGASSISTAVVTNIYGPNLGLIISTFGMTFIILTFGEILPKSIAKEHAETYPLKISGILYMLVRGLSPVNLLFSKLKSSVAKLFSSSKENLPSVTEEEIKAMVDISAEEGVINKNEKELLHRSLEFNEIIVGEILTHRLDIVAIEVNQPIEEITKILLEERYSRIPVYEDNIDNIIGFLSEREYFAELVKGEEVSIRSLLRQPMFVVKSMKIATLLPELQRTKSHMAIVLDEFGGTAGIITMEDILEELVGEIWDEHDEKVSIMTKLSEDVFVFSAQFHIDDFAQMMNVPVPETTYYNLGGWIFEHLSREPAVGEVIYYENLKLSVTEVDHHRIEKVKVERLVEKAKEHEE; translated from the coding sequence GTGGCAGACGTGCCCATAGGATTAATCTTGCTATTCGTGTTTTTAATTTTATTATCTGCATTTTTTTCATCTGCGGAAACAGCTTTTTCTAGTGTAAATAAAATTCGACTGTACAATTTTACAAAAGAGGGAAGAAGGGGTAGTGAAAAGGCAATTTATATAATAGAAAACTTTGATGACGCCATTTCTACGATTTTAGTCGGAAAAAACTTAGTGAATATTGGTGCTTCAAGTATTTCAACAGCTGTCGTTACCAATATATATGGCCCAAATCTAGGATTAATTATTAGTACTTTTGGAATGACATTCATTATTCTTACTTTTGGAGAAATCTTGCCAAAGTCTATTGCAAAAGAACATGCAGAGACATACCCATTAAAAATATCAGGGATTTTATACATGTTAGTAAGAGGGTTATCACCTGTGAATTTACTTTTCTCGAAATTGAAAAGCTCTGTAGCAAAATTATTCTCAAGTTCTAAAGAAAATTTGCCATCGGTTACAGAGGAAGAAATAAAGGCGATGGTTGATATAAGTGCTGAAGAAGGTGTTATTAACAAAAATGAAAAGGAATTGTTGCACAGATCTTTAGAATTTAACGAAATCATTGTTGGTGAAATTTTAACACATCGATTGGATATTGTAGCCATTGAAGTAAATCAGCCTATTGAGGAGATTACGAAAATATTGTTGGAAGAACGGTATTCAAGAATTCCTGTCTACGAGGATAATATAGATAATATCATCGGTTTTTTATCGGAACGTGAATATTTTGCAGAATTAGTTAAAGGTGAAGAAGTGAGCATCCGTTCATTATTAAGGCAACCAATGTTTGTTGTAAAGTCAATGAAAATTGCTACTTTACTTCCAGAACTTCAAAGAACGAAGAGTCATATGGCTATTGTATTAGATGAATTTGGTGGAACAGCAGGGATTATTACAATGGAGGATATTTTAGAAGAGTTAGTTGGAGAAATATGGGATGAACATGATGAAAAGGTTAGCATTATGACTAAATTATCTGAAGATGTATTTGTTTTTAGTGCACAATTTCATATAGATGATTTTGCACAAATGATGAATGTTCCTGTTCCTGAAACGACTTACTATAATTTAGGTGGTTGGATTTTTGAACATTTATCACGAGAGCCGGCAGTTGGTGAAGTTATTTACTATGAAAACTTAAAACTTTCCGTAACGGAAGTTGACCATCATCGGATTGAAAAGGTGAAAGTGGAAAGATTGGTAGAAAAAGCAAAAGAACATGAAGAATAA
- the nhaC gene encoding Na+/H+ antiporter NhaC → MNKNTSCYEPGTIEAIFLAIVSICILSFGIIQLEATPHIPILTVIIFFIFYGLLRGIPFKQLEQGLVNGAISGIGAVFLLFFIGLLIACWMISGTIPTLMYTGFGITTNHYFYAVVFIVTAMIGIGIGSSLTTVGTIGVAFISIALTMDISLSITAGAIVSGAFFGDKMSPLSDTTNLASTVLKVDLFEHIRNMCWTTIPTFLISLIFFTILSPTLGKGDFEKINTFKDSLMNTGLIHWYSWIPLIILLILSIKSVPAFLSLSVSSILAVLLSFFHRHSIMNDLPTIFYKGYISNTGNQAIDELLTRGGISSMFFTITLVLLALGMGGLFFTLGIIPRIIQFIEKLLESVSSVITASALTAIGINTLIGEQYLAILLTGESFQSQYKRLGLANKNLSRVLEDAGTVVNPLVPWSVCGVFITSVLGVSTIDYLPFAFFCLISPIMSILFGFTGKTLTYLK, encoded by the coding sequence ATGAATAAAAACACTTCTTGTTATGAACCGGGTACGATAGAAGCAATCTTTCTTGCTATTGTTAGTATATGCATCCTTAGTTTTGGGATTATCCAGTTGGAAGCAACACCACATATCCCCATTTTAACCGTCATTATATTTTTTATTTTTTACGGTTTATTAAGAGGCATTCCTTTTAAACAGTTAGAACAAGGGCTTGTAAATGGAGCGATATCAGGCATTGGTGCTGTTTTTCTATTGTTTTTTATTGGGCTGTTAATCGCGTGCTGGATGATTAGTGGGACGATTCCAACCCTAATGTACACGGGGTTTGGAATTACGACAAACCATTACTTTTATGCTGTTGTTTTTATCGTAACCGCAATGATTGGAATTGGAATTGGGAGTTCTTTAACAACCGTTGGCACAATCGGTGTTGCTTTTATCAGTATTGCATTAACGATGGACATATCATTATCCATTACTGCTGGCGCTATTGTATCCGGTGCTTTTTTTGGTGATAAGATGTCACCTTTATCAGATACGACAAATCTAGCATCAACAGTATTAAAGGTTGATTTATTTGAACATATTCGGAACATGTGCTGGACGACCATCCCTACATTCCTCATATCCCTTATTTTCTTTACGATTCTTTCGCCAACTTTAGGAAAAGGGGACTTTGAAAAAATAAATACGTTTAAGGATAGTTTAATGAATACAGGACTTATTCATTGGTATAGTTGGATTCCGTTAATTATCTTATTGATCCTTTCCATAAAAAGTGTACCAGCTTTTTTATCGTTATCCGTAAGTTCTATTTTAGCTGTCTTGTTATCTTTTTTTCATCGTCATTCGATAATGAATGATCTACCTACGATCTTTTATAAAGGATATATATCAAATACTGGTAATCAAGCGATTGATGAATTATTGACTAGAGGTGGAATAAGCAGCATGTTTTTTACCATCACACTCGTACTCTTAGCTTTAGGAATGGGTGGCTTATTTTTTACTTTAGGCATTATTCCACGAATTATCCAGTTTATCGAAAAGTTACTTGAATCAGTGTCATCCGTTATTACGGCTTCGGCACTTACGGCAATTGGAATCAATACATTAATTGGTGAACAATATTTAGCCATTTTATTAACAGGAGAATCTTTTCAATCGCAGTACAAGAGATTAGGTTTAGCAAATAAAAATTTATCGCGTGTTTTAGAAGATGCTGGAACGGTAGTGAACCCTCTCGTTCCATGGAGTGTATGTGGTGTGTTTATTACGAGTGTCCTTGGTGTTTCTACAATCGATTACTTACCTTTTGCTTTCTTTTGTTTAATATCGCCGATTATGTCAATTTTATTTGGCTTTACTGGAAAAACGTTAACTTATTTGAAATAG